In the genome of uncultured Flavobacterium sp., the window TGCAGCTTGCATTCGAAACAATATTTTCAGTTCCTTCCAGTATATTTTCATTTACACCAAGAACTACTGTTTTTATAGTATCAACTTCTGAAGGAGCAGAAAGAATTACTCTTTTTGCTCCGGCTTCAAGATGTGCATTTAATTCTTCATGTGTTTTGTATTTTCCTGTAGACTCAATTACAAAATCAATATCATGACTTTTCCAGTCTAAATTTGAAATACTTTTTTCATGAAAAAATAAAAAATGTTTTCCATCTACAATAATTCCTTCATCATCATGACTAACCTTGAAAGGTAAAACGCCATGAATACTGTCGTATTTTATTAAATGCGACATAGTCTTGTTATCAGCAATATCGTTGATTGCAACGACTTCGATTTGAGGGTGGTTTAAAAGAAGACGAAATAAATTTCTGCCAATTCTTCCAAAACCGTTTATAGCTATTCTAGTTTTCAATTTTTGGTTGATTTATTTAATCGTTTATTCGTTTAATCGGTTTGACAATTAAACGATTAAACGGATAAACTTTTTTATAAAATATGTTTTTGTGCTTTATATGAAGAACGTACCAATGGCCCGCTTTCGACATGACGGAAACCTAATTCAAGACCAAATTTTTCGTATTTTGCAAATTGATCAGGCGTGATAAATTCTTTTACTGGTAAATGTTTTTTACTTGGTTGCAAGTATTGACCAATTGTAACAACATCAACGTTTGCGTTGCGTAAATCTGTCATAGTCTGAAAAACTTCTTCTTCAGTTTCACCAAGACCCAACATAATTCCTGATTTGGTTCTGTTGATACCTTTTTCTTTTAAGTAACGTAAAACTTCTAAGCTGCGATCATATTTTGCCTGAATACGCACTTCACGAGTTAAACGACGCACGGTTTCAACATTATGAGAAACTACTTCAGGATTTGCTTCTACAATTCTATCAAGATTTCTTTCGATTCCCTGAAAATCAGGAATTAAAGTTTCAAGAGTAGTATTTGGGTTCATTCTACGAATCGCTTTTACTGTTTCGATCCAGATAATAGATCCTCCGTCTTTCAAATCATCTCTGTCAACACTTGTAATTACAGCGTGTTTGATGTTCATGATTTTTATAGAACGTGCTACTTTTTCCGGTTCGTCCCAATCTACCGTTTCAGGTCTGCCGGTTTTTACCCCACAAAATCCACAAGAACGAGTACAAACATTCCCTAAAATCATAAAAGTTGCCGTTCCTTCGCCCCAGCATTCCCCCATATTAGGGCAGCTTCCAGAGGTGCAAATAGTATTTAGGCTGTATTTATCAACTAAACCACGAAGTTCAGTATATTTTTGTCCAATTGGAAGTTTTACTTTTAACCATTTAGGTTTTCCAGTTGGTATATTTTCAATGACTGTTTCCATATATCAAAATTCAAAGTACAAAGATAAGCAATGTAGTTTATTTGGAGATTCGTTTAAGATTTAATTTGGAATTGATTTGTTCAAGATTTATAAAAGTCTGTTTTGATGATAATTTTATGTTGATGTTAAATTATTGTTTTTAAATCACGATGTGGGCTGAAACAC includes:
- the lipA gene encoding lipoyl synthase, with the translated sequence METVIENIPTGKPKWLKVKLPIGQKYTELRGLVDKYSLNTICTSGSCPNMGECWGEGTATFMILGNVCTRSCGFCGVKTGRPETVDWDEPEKVARSIKIMNIKHAVITSVDRDDLKDGGSIIWIETVKAIRRMNPNTTLETLIPDFQGIERNLDRIVEANPEVVSHNVETVRRLTREVRIQAKYDRSLEVLRYLKEKGINRTKSGIMLGLGETEEEVFQTMTDLRNANVDVVTIGQYLQPSKKHLPVKEFITPDQFAKYEKFGLELGFRHVESGPLVRSSYKAQKHIL